The DNA sequence ttgaagtacttctttaactttcaaatgacaaagttaattcatcgttcagacaagaaacaggataaaaacaaaaggattttatttcactttattccttctattttcaaaaagtacataagcatttgctatgctgaaaagaaattgtcattacttgtggctaatttgtacTACTTGTTTCTACGGGACTGTCCGCGCAGTCCCTGGTCCCGATGATACAattatatttctggtttttcaTTCCTGGTTGACGTGGCTTGTCATTGAATCTTCATATCactccccccagtgttcgaatgcgaagaatgcgaattagaatactggaagtcttgtatcttcgaggattccaccaatgaattgctagataatccttaacttggTAACAAACTTTACTTTCCCTCTGGAATTTATGCTATCAAATGAaggactatctaacaatcctctagtggtttgcGCTCGTGAACAGTCGGGTAACCTTTGctcaatagcaaacttaacttcccggtgggaatttgctatagaGTAAAAGATTATCTAACTGTCCCCGAGTGGAtctttgcttgtgtgccttgctattaaaggtcttattgctactgtcttcgtagtatgctttctgcttctgcctcattaaaaaccttaccagaaaaacccaattgggacaaaaactgaacgaaaggaaaaagagtgcagcacatactttcaacTCGGATAATGTTCattagcaataatatcttttgaggtgcgccacgttccagttgctggaCAACGTTTCTCCATTTTGGTTCTCTAATTCATATGAACCTTTTCCGGTGACAGCTGAAACACAGTAGGGGCCTTGCCACGTTGGGCCTAACTTCCCTGCGTTGGGctcccgggtgttttgagttactttccttaggaccaagtctcctactttgaaataacggaggttggatcttcgattataatacctctccattctctgcttttgggctGCCATTCTTATATGAGCCAAGTGTCGTGCCTCAAACTCGGGGagcatgaccggcgctcaaccgagtgaaccggtcgagcaagcctgtagatactttctacccaactcacccatgatcaagagaagacatgatttcattaattaaatagtagaaagtttatatatacaatactaaatcgtcttattggttacatcattttaaagtccaaaaatacacacattcttatgattcgagtaaaacaagagatcaaaacacaacataatctgtttgacttttctagcacccatgtacaacctacatagtgtctacggagcctctaaaagatataaaagagtgctatgatagtgccggcaacaaggcaccGGCTATACCTCGAgatgtgataataatatgaacaaaagatacaatatgtGACCCCaggataaagtggggctcaccaagtctgctgggaagaggatgtaccactatcgctgatcaacactgcctgctatggaaccacctgcatccatttaaatatgcagcgcccccggcaaaaggggcattagtactgtcgaatagtactagtatgtaaaactaaacaccatctcaatagaatgaataataatacaagggggaacagtCAAGGATTCAATAAGAGCTCcaaatactaaaacatcaagttaaggatcacataagttttcaagtcaatttccatgttattcggttgggtgatctttagagccgatataccataattcacaataccatcgtattcttacacggagtccggtcacgacccgaccggctaggttatctcatttgagacatcaaccataaccacaatttcaattatcatttccagtacagtcaccaccatgtgtgcggcatggtgtccgatcacggcccgatcggctaggccgtctcacccaagacattacctttttttagtcatctcacatcatacttctttcatatctatTCAATTCATCGGTACTTATGGCCACAATTATAATACCGTttttggcacttggccgtatttcatatttcatgctcccCTTTTCATTTTCACACACCATTACCATTATCGACCACAAGACTTTTCAATTCAAGGCTTTTAGGTACACTtgagagcaattaagagtcttagacaTATATAGAGATTTTGTTCATATAATTTAGCATGATAACCTTCACTCAAGCATAACTTGAAATCGTAACAATTATAACACACACAACCACACTTTGAATATATATACTCAAAAGATAAACATAGCATGAATAAATGCATTTGAAACACATATTAAACATGTATCTCTCAACACAAGATTACTCGGGATAACCGATTTCATAATGATCAACTAGGGTCTTTCATAACTTACATGAACAacgtggaattcgattctgagagaggggtttagccaacatacctcaattgagcttccttaaacctTTAAAACGTTCTAGAATttttagcaactttaatctattttagaaatataacaagttgaaccaaaattaggaagataatcatgattctagctcatttgagcatattatcaagcactaggtgtgtattaaggtttttaaggcccttttatgAAAGATTCCATCATCACTCAACCAATTCTCTACCAGTTTTAATTCACAACATTCCTACATtatttgatatcacatgcatgcaagataacaactcccacacccaaaatttatcttgctaattactcccctttttagtatatttttgaaattaagagctagggcatagattcttacctttaggataagaactttcttgataatcttcaatgattgagcaagaattgatggataataggttgaaggttactcccccactctaagcacactttctcactctaaaagtatcagaAATTTTGCTCtaaatggactatggcatatgttttaacgaaatagggtcgggtctaaaaaccccaaaaatgaagccccgagacaggatctgcggtcgcatatgcgaccgcaaaatagatatgtggtccgcatatcgatcgcacaatttggtgccaaaaaaaCTGGAAAACTCTGTttgggtctgcggtcgcataatgcgtcgcagaacctccctccgcgaAAATATTAATGCTGGATATGCTATCAGAGCGTGGCCCACGAAATGgttttgcggtcacataatgagctgcaaaattgacataaaaaatggcccaGAAGACTgtctcactctacggccattctgcggccgcataatgggccgcagaaatgcctaactctgccaaatattttccttcaactccccagcacattgttcaatccaaaaagtccgaaccacggctcgcaagcttgccgcgaagagtttctactattattaacctccaCGCCTACCCCGACATCACGGAACCctggtttttaggaaaaatttcacgggGGCCTTACACCAATTCCCTGCGCTCATCGAGTAGCtccaagttgactaacattgcttcgttgtttgattcttcttctgcttggaaatatctcaaggtggaTTCCCCTACTTCTACCGGGATTAAAGCTTCTGCACTATACACAAGGGAAAAGGAAGTTTCTcctgtgctcgatttggccgttgttcggtatgcccatagaactccggATAATTTCTTGGGTCAATTACCTTTtgccgcttccaaccttttcttgaggttttgaacaATTACTTTGTTCGTTGACTTCGCTTGACCGTTTACGCTCGGACGatagggtgaagatgtgatcctctttatttttaaatcttcgaggaactttgtaacttttgcatcgataaattgtggcccattatcgtatgctatctcttttggtattccgaacctgcaaattatgttttcccacaagaaatccaccacttcgcgctcgccgatcttctgataaggacttgCTTCCActtacttagaaaaatagtcagtcaaaattaaaagaaatcttacctttccagGAGCCCACTGtagtggtccgacgatgtccatcccccatttcatgtaCGGCCACGGGGACAGAATCGAATGCAAGGGTTCTGCTGATTGATGCactagtggtgcgtagcgttggcacttatcacattttcgtacgaagtctttggcatcttgttccatgcggggccaataatatcctgcccttaccaaCTTTCTGCGCCCGAATGGTTGCTACATATCCCTTTGTCaacctctctcatgacatagttagcttcggatGCCCCTATGCATCGGGCCatcgggccttggaaagattttctatacaattggcctctcttgaagctatatcgtGTTGCTTTGGCTCACAGCACAGGggatgctttggggtcttcgggtAACTTTTCGGGCTCGAGATAATCGatgatttcatttctccagtcccagaccaaattagttgcaattacctcatagtaaccatatgTATCCAgaactgagttcatcagttgtactaccatcCCGGATTCTAATCCCTTTATTCCCGTCGATGATCCAAGGttagccaatgcatctgcttctgcgTTATCTTCCCCCGGGATATGAGTAATCGACCACTCCCGAAATCACGCCAACATAGCATgtacctttaccacgtattgttgcatgcgctcctctttggtttcgaagatcccgcagacctgatttaccaccagctgtgagtcaTATTTGATTTTGATGACCTCGGAGTCAAGTCTCCGAGCTAATtcaagccctgcaatcaaagcttcatactctgcttcattgttagttaaagggaccattctaatggcttgccttaaggtttcccctgaaggcgtgattaagacaATACCAAACCCgaacccttttatgttggaagctctgcccgtaaataaggtccaaacccctgatgttgattctgacaccattactgcctccttggttgccaaaGGCAGTAATCCTGGACTGAAACCGGCCACGAAGTCAACCAAGACTTGCGatttaattgcagtccttggtctatattctatgtcgaactcactcatttcgacggcccatttggccaatctacccgaaagctcgggtttatggaggatgttccaCAAAGGGAAAGTGGTTACCACGACTATCGGGTGGCAtaggaagtagggcctcagcttccgagcagctactacgagagctaaggccattTTCTCTAAATGTGGGTAGCGATTTTCTGCtctcgttaaaattttactaacataataagtgggagattgcgtaccttcgtcctcatggactaaaaccgcacttactgCGACTTCCTAGACCGCGAGGTAGACTAACAacatttcaccttcttttggttttgaaagcaatggagggcttgacaagtactttttcaaatccctcaaagcctgctAGCACTCCGGGAtccatttgaaattatttttctatttgaGCAGTGCGAAAAAATGATGACATTTTTCtgatgaccgggaaatgaacctactcaaagctgccaatctcccTGTGAGCCTTTAGACTTCCTTCACATTTGACAGTTGGCCCGGGATGTGTTCTATGGCCTTAATattatcggggtttacctcaattcccctttgcgataccagaaatcccagaaacttaccagaGCTAACCGCGAACGCGCATTTCTTCcggttaagtttcatattatgcttccttaggatgtcaaaagtttcttatAGATGTTTAAGGTGATCACCTGCATTTAAAGACTTAATGAGCATATCGTCTACATatacttccatagtttttcctatttgattttcaaacatcctgttcacgagccgttgataagtggctccggcgttttcaaccaaagggcatcacattgtagcaatatgtattgaaatttgttataaatgaagtctttttcctgatcctccgggttcatcttaatttggttatacccagaataagcatcgaggaaactcattaactcgtgcctggCCGTGGCatcaattatttgatcaatgtttggcagtgggaacgagtccttcgggcacgccttattaacatctttataatctacacacatgcgaaaattattgttcttcttaggaactactactacattggctaatCAGTCTGGATAatttacctctcggatcgaaccaaTATTAAGTAAGCGGGTTATCTCTTTTTTGACAAATTTATTCCTAGCTTCGGTaatagggcatttcttttgtcttaccgaaGGTATGGTGGGATACAAACTTAACTTTTGTACGGCTACCTCtatcgggatacctgtcatatcctcatgcgactatgaaaaacaatcggcattagatttaaggaatttaataaagtCAGACCTTAGTTCCGGTTGCAGTCTTGTCCCTAAGTGGAACTTCCTTTCTAGGAATTtttcgaacaatgcaacttgctcaagCTCTTCTACTGTGGATTTCGTTGCACCCGTCTCTTCTGGAACCTGTAAATATCTCAGCACCTGATAATATTCCGATGCCTCTACCCCCGGGCTAACTTCATCTAGTTCGGGAGCAGGTGCcggttcctataattgctatgccGCGTGTTCTTTTCCTTTTGCTACTGGAGACTGAAATTCCATTCATCTCTCTTGCTGCTGGTTGGTCACCCCTTATCTGCTTAATTCCTTCAGgtgttggaaacttcagcaattgatgaTATGCTGATGGTACAGCTTTCATCCCgtgcaaccatggccttcccatAATGATTttatatcccatatcaccatctaccacttcgaagagagttgttttcattactccttcggTGTTGTGAGTAATAAATTTtttcctcgggttgtcacactcgcgaggttgaatccggcaaggagctttgtggccggaataatgcttccggtgagtttagcttgctccaatactctccattatatgatattagccgaacttcctagATCCACTAGAAcatgtttaatcttaaaatctaacacatttaaagaaattaccaatgcgtCATTGTGTGGTAGCAGCAATCCTTCTGCATCCTCCTCCATAAAAGTAATAATGTCTTCCCGGAGCCTTTTgctatgagttattgatacttttgTCTTTTTTGCTACCGAAAAGGTAACCCCGTTGATCTTGTTTCCTCCGAAGTTCATATTGATCGTTTGTCGCGGAGGATCTTCTCCTTCTTTCGAGGGTTCCGCATTGTCCcggttacgaccataattgttcttagcccggtcactcaagaattctctgaggtgaccattcttcaataatgttgccacttcttccctGAGGTGTCGGCAGTCCCATGTCTGGTGGCCATTcgtcccatggtattcacaccataagttggaatccctctggctgggattgAATCTTATTGATTTcaggaaccgtgcttctttgatgtttctcacggctgacaccaactccactatactgacgttgaagttgtattccgataacttgGAGTAAGAAGGATCCCGTCACCCTGACACTTCTTTATCCTGTAGTAATCTATTATTTTGAGCGCGATCAGTCCTTTTGTCAACGACAAACCTGTCCACTGTCCGGAAGCCTCTGCCACGGCCTTCGGTCCGTTCGTAGGGCAAAACCGGCCCCTCGAAGTTTGTTTGTCCATGTCTTAATCCTCTTTTGATTTTTCTCAGTTCTTCTCTCGTCCTTTGGTCGACGATAGAAAACCATACTAATTATCttcaatccttatctttgactcgtaccggttgtggacatccgcccaagttgttgcttgaaactcaagcaagCTTTCCTCCAGTTTTCGGGAAGCGTCTGAATTTCTCGGATTCAgtcccttggtgaatgcttcaatCGCCCATTCATCCGAGACAGCTGGGAGCAACATTCTCTCATTCTGGCATCATGTAATAAATTCTCGTGCAATCCTGAATATATCGGCCTTATGGGTCTGTACTTTTCTGGCCttggcatgagccttgatgaaagagtccgcgagcatgtaaggccccgttaaatttttttaatgatttaatattttaaagtgcgaCAACGCTATTCGAaaataacgtattcgagtatcaAAGGAGACATATGGGGTGGAACCACATTATTTGGACATCAAAAGTGTTTCAACGACGTAGTTTCTTCAAGtctaagtggtatcacattaagaaaatgagttccAAATTCAGTTtcaattgaagcattagatccgtattaaaattacggagccatagcaaaaagaatcgtcgaattcgaacatcgtatgagagagttatgcccattttcccATCGTCagtgcccagggtagcgtggggtgctATCCCTGGCACCGGGAATCTTGAGGTTCTGGAaccagcgccacaggcagcgccccacgccacctgtggcgcccAAAAATACTATATActcattcggggttcattttaccccatttatcttggccgaactttgggttttcctccactctctcaagacccccaactccccccatcttcaaggtgagtaatccctactaattttgtgtttcattccatcaattccatcctaaaactaactcaatcctccataaaatacatagatcttcaagcaATTTCTTCAAGAACCCAAAGGAGGATTTTGCAAggtttcttccaaaaggtaatcctacacccttaaacttacatgtatggatatattatgagaatatgggtatgaattaagtatttaaacttatggtatggtgattagaagccataagttcccaatttaaatacataacaattgtagagattgaaaggtgattatttgatggaattttgttggttgggtgtggatggatggtcatgtatgtgatgttggaagttttgaattatttaagaatgatagtgggataaattgttggtaaatggtagtagttggatgaactaattctatgggtaagagatgtagagattcatgcctactaggtgtttgataaaatgcctaaatggcctaaactatgaatttttttactaatattggttccattggatattgttattatagattgaagttgcttagtgtagtgtatcattgtagtatcattaaaggacgaatttgaggtatgttggctaaactttctctcttagaatcgaattccataatgttcccgtaagttcaagtatggttggctcaagattTCTAATTTCTATATTACGGGTTATCTCCTATAAACTTggctattccgaatgagccttatgtcgaaagatatatgttcaaagtatggtttgcgtattaaaatgttataactttgagttgtgttttaaatgaaaactagcataccaattgggtgagaaaaactcgatgtgcttaagactctaaattgctcatatgtgtacctaaagtcttgattgaaaatatcttgttgttgataatctataaagatgcttgaaaatgaaataagtgaattgaggatatagagtgtggccaacgtgccaaaaatttaagttatgattatggctagtagtgcaaataaaATGAGAGGatgtgataaagaatatgaaatgagcctcgactcaaatttttaaaaatgatttcgaaaatagaattgcctaaaagcttttgaactcaattcatgcccataagtggctgttttgactaatgctttgctttaaaaaaatatatccagtgtgattcgagttcttacatattcaGGTGTTGAAATTGTATACTGTCATTTTTGGGAAGGAGTATTGCacgaataaatggtgtattgattgcttATGATTTTGATATGTGCTTGTATTGCTGGTCGGTATGCCCTAttatttgggaagaaaccttgcgtgtttaaagttcccattacTAATAAGTTTGAGTTATATGATtcctgaaatattctatatgttgatatttgatggtgatctttgaaattgaaagaggtaaaagtgtgaaatatgaaatacggccaccgtgccaggaataaagaatcttgtgaatagccaaatgagccaaggaaatattattgttgtgagTGTCTAGAAATACTAATAAGAAAttatacaatgtgaaaaatgttgaggtgagtacaattgtatttatgttaccttgtgtgaaaatcaaattaaaaatatttttgggagtatcattagcaaaaccgaggaagggtgggtcataaggcccatacctaaaactacacgtgccggtgtaggggtgaattgtgattattccccttatttgggatgaaattaaaatattggagaaattgtgatattactccccttaattgggataaaactggtaacaattgtggattggaaaagtcaacccaaacgacatatgtgggaaggcggcctagctgatcgggtggagatcggatgccatgttgcacacatggtggtactactcttggtaacaactttctttctcATCACTCATCAAACTACAtcgttcgtggggagatggcctagccgataggCGTGATCGGACGCCGTGCTAACACAGACGGTGGCATATTGGtgttaatgatctcccaaccaaatattgtatatgaagttcgtattttaaaaattattatgttttaactggacatttggatattgttgattgtgaatTGCCATTTCTATGTGTTGTCTTTTCTTACATGGtcattttattttgaaataggacttttagctttacatactagtactattcgatagtactaacgtctcttttgccggggcactacatctttaatggatgcaggtggttctacagcaggcaaCATTGATCAGTtatagcagtacactccttttagctgatttggtgagccccacttcatttcggggtcatgtatcttttgtttctcatgtactgtgttttgaggtatagccgaggccttcttgccggcattttcatattactcttctattatacttagaagctccgtagacaggttgtgggtggtatttgatgtggggaattgaactagaaatattggtatttggcaaacatatttttcattatatctataaacttgtaatattttggaaattatgaacgaagctgctaatggaaatgaaatgggagttgttaatgaattcttttcagtatttgattaatggagtacatctcctctttattcatggatgagtttgggtagaaggaaatctgacaggcttgctcggccgggtccgctcagttgagcgccggtcgtgctcctcgattttggggcgtgacaaacttggtgttagagcctaaggttttaaagtgccctaggatgtctcggagccgtgtctagtagagtccttcttatcgatgtATTCTCAACCatatctataatgaggaggctacatggATATTTAGGAAtgtcacacttctttgatactccatatcgtgcgatagagatcaagataggaagctaaattTCTcgccatgtctcattttccagttgagtaatccacgagttcaaaGTAGCAAAGAGGGAATGACCGCGCtattgaatctgggggagattgcataagagttcgttgggagaatgcgtcgagccgtggagggattggaagaacttgttgctaaggaaagtgtccttgttcctaccaatgtcaccgcaccaccggatcgtgtggtgagagaatctaagaaacCAAAGAGGGTTGTTAGTGCTAATGAACCAGATTGTGTGATTTGCATCAAGCGCcacttgggaacatgttggatgacccttgaaatatgttatggctgtggaaagagggggcacaagaagaacaaatgccctaggttgggtacacccatcccggTCTGCCCGATGTGTGGGAAGGAACATTTGGTGTCGTGTGGTGAGTATGCTCAGCAGCATGTTAGGGGTGACAGGtttgggaaattccaaaggcccacacaacaATCTGGTGCTGGAATTGTTACTCCCGCATtggaagcttggaggaaggataagggggatgcttataatgtatgcaaaaaggataaatatcaggtcagtgggaCGAGTCAGTTTAGTGGACCTCATCCCTGTTGTGAAGTGTGGGATATGTCATCCGTGAGTATGTCACtattgtcacgtcccaaaaccaaggagcacgaccggcgctcaaccgagtgaacccgaccgagcaagcctgttagattccttctacccaaactcattcatgaataaagagaatatatattttccttaattaaacaataaagtggtcatgtctgcaattaccaatttcttaccataagtttcaccatttttaaagtctcaaatggacaagtaatacaactacaacatagcatagtttgtctttcccagcaccaatacacaaccctcactatgtctacggagcctctatagataaagaagagtacaatgataatgtcggcaacaaggccccgactatacctcaaacagaatacacaaagtataaaagattcatgaccccggaatgaagtggggctcaccaagtcagctgggaagaaggtgcactgctatcactgaccaatatctcctgctgtggaaccacctgcatccattgaaagatgcagcgtccccggcaaaagggacgttagtactgtcgaatagcactagtatatataactaaacaccctctcaatagagtgacaaataatacaaataggattatcataatatcaatgaaagccttaattaacatcaaaccccaatttaggatcaagacagtgttcaaattaattttcatatctcatattgggagatttttagtatcgatataccattgtccacaataccagtaccattattcaccataccaataccactattcacaataccatttttcacaaaaccagtaccaccgcactcttagcacggagtccgatcacgacccgatcggctaggctatcacAGTAGAGACATCAAtaataatttctctcaatattaataccaccgtctttaatacggagtccgatcacgacccgatcgactaggctatccattagggacatcgaccacaatcacaatttcaattataatttccagcacaatcaccaccatgtgtgcgacatagtgtccgatcatgacccgaccggctaggctatcttatttgagacatcaaactttttatatcaatcaccgcatttcataatactttcatatcttttcatttcattggcactagtggccataattataagatcattcttggcacgttgtccatattcagtatttcatgctcatattattaatttcaaatatcatcctcatcatcaacaacaaacacaattcaaatcaaagtgtgtagtatacatgtgagcaattcagagtctaatgcacatagagatatttcacaaaatttggcataatagccttcatttgaacttgacttaaagtcgaaacattattaatgcatagcccatattttaacacatcctcaattggtaacataacatgaatagagcatttgggatgcttgttgaacatatatctttcaacccaatcttactcggaatagccaatttcataatgaatcactcgggatttacataatttacatgaatatcgtgggattcaattctaagagaagcgtttagccaatatacctcacttgagcttccttacactctaaatgttccggaattcttagcaacttcaatctattgtagaaatataacaaattgaatcaaaattaggaagatgatcatggttcgagctcatttgagcattttatcaaacactaggtgtgcattaaggttc is a window from the Nicotiana tomentosiformis chromosome 10, ASM39032v3, whole genome shotgun sequence genome containing:
- the LOC138899960 gene encoding uncharacterized protein; this translates as MALALVVAARKLRPYFLCHPIVVVTTFPLWNILHKPELSGRLAKWAVEMSEFDIEYRPRTAIKSQVLVDFVAGFSPGLLPLATKEAVMVSESTSGVWTLFTGRASNIKGFGFGIVLITPSGETLRQAIRMVPLTNNEAEYEALIAGLELARRLDSEVIKIKYDSQLVVNQVCGIFETKEERMQQYVVKVHAMLA